Genomic segment of Pochonia chlamydosporia 170 chromosome 1, whole genome shotgun sequence:
AAAGTGTTGAAGCTTTTGAATGCCCCATATGCTATGATGCAGTACGATCGCCCTCGTTCTTTGTACCTTGCGGACACGACAGTTGCAAAGACTGTCTATCACGCATAGTGGACACTGCTATCTCGCAGAACCTCCACGAAGGAAACGAGAGTGACCGGGCTAAGTGCCCTGTCTGCCGCGGTGTATTCGAGCCGAGAAAATGCTTCACTTACGAATTATTCAAAAAGGTCCACATGCCAGAGACTGCGGAGAAGGTGGGAAAGATTGAACCGGTCGACGACGAATCGagcgacgaggaagaagattCGTcggaagaagacgatgccaCAGATGAAGTCAACAGTAAAGGAACTCTCAAGGGAttcgttgttgatgatgatgacgaagaagagctCGCCGACATTGATGTTCTCAAGAAGGAAGCTTCCGCGCTGGAAAGCAAAGAGCGGAAGAAGTCCAAAATGGcccaaagaaaagaaaaaggcaaAATCAAGGCCAAAATGCCCGAGGTAAAACCATCTATGTTGAAGAGCCTACGTgtcgaggcagccaagaaccGTCAAGCATATAAACGATACATGCGATATCTCCGAACAACATGGATGCCAGCTGCAAAGGTCACCGAGTGCATGAACTTGCTCAAGGAAATCCAGGAAACCGGCGAAAAGACCATCGCCTTCTCCCAGTGGACCCTGCTCCTGGATCTTCTCGAAGTAGCCATGTGGCATGACAAGTTCCCCCACAAACCTCTCCGCTACGATGGCGGCATGTCCGGCGACCAACGCGCCACTGCAGCCTGCAACTTCCGCGACATTCCCGATAACAAGGTTATGCTGGTTTCTCTTCGCGCAGGAAACGCAGGCCTTAATCTCACGGTTGCAACGcgcgtcatcatcatggaccCGTTCTGGAACCCGTACATAGAAATGCAGGCGATTGACCGGACCTACAGAATCGGACAGCAGAAGGAAGTGGAGGTGTATCGGATTCTGACGCAGGAGACGGTAGAGGACCGTATCGTGGCGTTGCAGAATAAGAAAAAGGAGATTGTTGAGGCGGCACTCGATGAAGCAGAGAGCATGAAGATTGGTCGCTTGGGCGAAAGTGAGCTTAAGTTCTTGTTTAATTCGCACGGCTAAGAAATTACGATACCCCTTATTTGATGGATTACTAGATGTCAGGATCGGCTATCAAGGTTTATGGAGGGAGGCGGGCGGTGACGAATTACGTAGATTCACTGTTGAAGTTGCATTTGGTAGGAGCTCAATGACGAGGACTATGCATAGTTAGTAGAATACATATTAATGAATTCATCACGCTTTACCATTCCACAGCATGAGCTAATCATAAGTCGTATTAGGTATACTACCAACTattctcgtcttcctccagcgCCACAGGGCTGTCCGTTCAGGTGCAGTAGATTTTACCAAGGATCGTAAGCTGAGGTTAAGACCTGCCTGGTTAGGCCTGGACTACGCAATGCGACCAGCGAAATTGATGGTGCATCATTGCCCGTCACTAATTGAATGTGGCTTGCTCAGTGAGAACTCAGCAGTGGTGTTGACACAAGGACAGGGGGTTAGTGGGGTTGATGGATTGAGTTATCACCTCCATTGCTGGCCCGgtgttttcttgttctgtCCCCCAATCCATTTCTTGAACATCCTCAGTGATCCACCCATAATACCATCTTTATATGTTCCGGACTACAGGCTGTGCTCTGCATGACATGTAGTACGCTCACTGGCAATGGAGCGTTTAAATCGTGTCAATTGAGCCGCTCTGGGCTATATACAAGCGAAACGGTAATATCTCTATGAAGATACAGACTAAATAAGACGGAAATATGCATAGGTTACTCGGGTTGCCCGACGGAGCTGGGGTTTCAAGCATGAGCACCATTTATCTCATTTGCTTGAATCCTCCCCATGAGTTGTGGGCTTAGAACCTCATCATATACCCATGTATCCTCTTTGGACGGAcgaccatgccaatgcaaaaGGTGCTGGCGCTTCCCAGCTCTCAACCGGGCTCCCAGAACATCCACGCCCGCGTCAAAACCTTGCCAACTTGCCTCAAAGCTATCCAGCATTCTCTTGTCTAAGATATGTTTTCTCGGCTCCCAGGTCGTGGTGGCATCAGACCATTTCACCAGGAAAGTGTGTTGCCTCCACCGAGCAAGTAGGCAATCCATTCGGTAAATGTCGGGACAGACACTTGGGTAGGCGGCCTGGATGGACTGCTCCCCTTCATTTTCCGTTCGTTGATTAATTGCCCCCTTTCTGGTTCTGAGCCTCCtatccttgaccttgtttggtggttgatggtcTTTTGGGGCCGGGCCGTTCTGGGCAGTCAGTGCCTTCCACAGAGTATCGCTAGTAAACTGTAATTGGAACATCGCGGTTCCATTCTCTCTGTTGCACTTTAGGACCGTATGGGCAAGTGACCATTCCTCATAGCTTGCAACACTGGAATGGGCAGGTCTATTTGTGTCTGCAACAGACGCGTTGTCGCTGTCTTTCATCGTTTTCTTCCTGAATGAGCGTGGTTTTCGACTTCGCGGTAGCTCCAACTTGCCTTGCTGTGAACTACGCTTTTTCGGTTGAGGGAACACAACCTTGCGACGTTTGTGTTGTGCCACACACGAATCTTCCCCCTCATCGCGGGTTTGTTCCCCGATGAATTGCCTTTTGACcggaagaggacgaagattGTACTCTTTTCTGGAGCCACGACGACTGGATGGGCGCCTTTCCATTTCTTCGTAGGGTCCATCAAGCTGGCTCATTGTATGATGCGTGTTTGTGCTTGTCTGGCGTTCCTTGCCCCGTCGCAAACTGTTCGGCGACGGGCTGAGGCAAGAAACCAGCGGCAGAATATCTTCCGCTGCTTGGTGTTGCCGATCAACTTCCGTGGAACTTCCTTTTGGAGACATCGGACAGCATCCCGACGCAGGTGTTTTGGTTAAGGCTGGTTGAGCTACCCCATGTAACTCGTCGTCGCCTTGCGGAACTACTCCATCCATATGGCCGTGATCATCATTGATGCTATGAATCTGACCGCACGGGTTTGACGACACGATGCTGCGATTCTGCGGCTGGGAAGGCTGGATGAGGTTGGCCGCGGACGAAAGGCGGGCCTGACAGGAAGAGTCTGCGTACTGCTGGTGCAGTACTTCATCACCTAAAGGCAAGATGGTGCCGGGCTGCGCTGAGGCACACTGGGAGGCCGCCGAGACGACACAAGGCTCTCGTATAGGTGTGGACAACACAGGGCACATGGCATGATCGTGTTGTTGTGAT
This window contains:
- a CDS encoding protein-tyrosine phosphatase (similar to Metarhizium robertsii ARSEF 23 XP_011411279.1), with translation MAQTARTYSFLDRPWTLEDVISIPSDSDSGIDSDEEVMGHGVPHVNLVHDQHPDDSLPSISEIVASMMKSRQFPTEDIGENLQIKLQGTTLANTSPESSAQELCVAEDREGSDSSAPNSPREVLFASSVLESPGITTCSDMLVSPASQQHDHAMCPVLSTPIREPCVVSAASQCASAQPGTILPLGDEVLHQQYADSSCQARLSSAANLIQPSQPQNRSIVSSNPCGQIHSINDDHGHMDGVVPQGDDELHGVAQPALTKTPASGCCPMSPKGSSTEVDRQHQAAEDILPLVSCLSPSPNSLRRGKERQTSTNTHHTMSQLDGPYEEMERRPSSRRGSRKEYNLRPLPVKRQFIGEQTRDEGEDSCVAQHKRRKVVFPQPKKRSSQQGKLELPRSRKPRSFRKKTMKDSDNASVADTNRPAHSSVASYEEWSLAHTVLKCNRENGTAMFQLQFTSDTLWKALTAQNGPAPKDHQPPNKVKDRRLRTRKGAINQRTENEGEQSIQAAYPSVCPDIYRMDCLLARWRQHTFLVKWSDATTTWEPRKHILDKRMLDSFEASWQGFDAGVDVLGARLRAGKRQHLLHWHGRPSKEDTWVYDEVLSPQLMGRIQANEINGAHA